One Pleurocapsa sp. PCC 7327 DNA segment encodes these proteins:
- a CDS encoding ATP-dependent Clp protease proteolytic subunit, producing the protein MPIGVPSVPYRLPGSQFERWIDIYTRLSQERIIFLGQEVTDGLANRIVAFLLYLDSDDSSKPIYMYINSPGGSVTAGMAIYDTMQYIKADVITICVGLAASMGAFLLAAGTPGKRLALPHSRIMIHQPLGGTGRRQATDIEIEAKEIIRIRRQLNEILAQRTGQPIERIEKDTDRDYFMSAEEAKEYGLIDRVIEETKK; encoded by the coding sequence ATGCCCATTGGTGTTCCTAGTGTGCCTTATCGCCTTCCTGGCAGTCAGTTCGAGCGTTGGATCGATATTTACACTCGCCTGAGTCAGGAACGCATTATTTTCCTCGGTCAAGAGGTGACAGACGGACTCGCTAATCGCATCGTGGCTTTTCTGTTGTATTTGGACTCCGACGATTCGAGCAAGCCGATCTACATGTACATTAACTCTCCAGGCGGTTCCGTCACAGCTGGCATGGCGATTTATGATACCATGCAATACATTAAAGCAGATGTTATTACTATCTGCGTTGGTTTAGCTGCTTCGATGGGAGCTTTCTTGCTAGCAGCAGGCACGCCCGGAAAACGTCTAGCTCTTCCTCACTCCCGGATCATGATTCACCAACCTCTAGGAGGAACCGGACGCAGACAAGCAACAGATATCGAGATCGAGGCAAAAGAAATTATCCGAATTCGTCGTCAGTTAAATGAAATCCTGGCGCAACGGACGGGTCAACCAATCGAAAGAATTGAGAAAGATACCGATCGCGATTATTTCATGTCTGCTGAAGAAGCCAAAGAGTACGGTCTCATCGATAGGGTAATCGAAGAAACCAAAAAGTGA
- a CDS encoding NAD(P)H-quinone oxidoreductase subunit N, with protein MDFSTLVASQLNAGTILPEGIVIITLMVVVIGDLIMGRSSARWLPYAAIAGLLISIAALYLGWNNPTPMSFLGAFEADNLSIVFRAIVALSTAVTILMSVRYVEQSGTSLAEFIAIMLTATLGGMFLSGGNELVMIYISLETLSIASYLMTGYMKRDPRSNEAALKYLLIGASSSAIFLYGVSLLYGLSGGETTLDAISTKLADASSGQSLALAIALVFVIAGVAFKISAVPFHQWTPDVYEGSPTPVVAFLSVGSKAAGFALAIRMLVTAFALVSEQWHFIFTALAILSMVLGNVVALAQTSMKRMLAYSSIGQAGFVTIGLIAGTDAGYSSVVFYLLVYLFMNLGAFTCVILFSLRTGTDRIAEYAGLYQKDPLLTLGLSVCLLSLGGIPPLAGFFGKIYLFWAGWQAGLYGLVLLGLITSVASIYYYIRVVKMMVVKEPQEMSDAVKNYPEIRWNLPGMRPLQVGLVLSLVATSLAGILSNPLFTLATDSVTTTPILKAAIISPQVSQVNRSLPNVKNTHKTVANLSVSEQLERAKRQ; from the coding sequence ATGGATTTTTCCACTCTTGTCGCTAGTCAGCTCAATGCTGGAACCATTTTGCCAGAAGGAATTGTAATTATCACCTTGATGGTCGTCGTCATCGGGGATCTAATTATGGGGCGCAGTTCCGCGCGTTGGCTTCCCTATGCCGCGATCGCGGGATTGCTGATTTCCATCGCGGCACTCTATCTCGGTTGGAACAATCCCACGCCTATGTCCTTTCTGGGGGCTTTTGAGGCAGATAACCTGAGCATTGTTTTCCGCGCTATCGTCGCCTTATCTACGGCAGTGACTATCTTAATGTCAGTGCGCTATGTAGAACAATCGGGCACGTCTTTGGCGGAGTTCATCGCTATCATGCTTACGGCAACTCTGGGCGGGATGTTTCTGTCGGGGGGGAACGAACTGGTGATGATTTATATCTCCCTGGAGACGTTGAGTATCGCCTCCTATCTAATGACGGGCTACATGAAGCGCGATCCCCGTTCTAATGAGGCGGCATTAAAATACCTGTTGATCGGTGCTTCGAGTTCGGCAATCTTTCTCTATGGAGTTTCCTTGCTGTATGGGTTGTCGGGGGGAGAAACGACCTTGGACGCGATCTCCACTAAGCTTGCCGATGCCAGCAGCGGTCAATCTTTGGCACTGGCGATCGCACTGGTTTTCGTTATCGCTGGAGTCGCTTTCAAAATTTCTGCCGTTCCTTTCCACCAGTGGACTCCAGACGTTTACGAAGGATCTCCCACCCCTGTCGTTGCTTTTCTCTCGGTCGGTTCTAAAGCGGCTGGGTTTGCCCTTGCCATTCGCATGTTAGTGACGGCTTTCGCCTTGGTAAGCGAACAGTGGCATTTTATCTTTACTGCCCTGGCAATTCTCAGCATGGTTTTGGGTAACGTCGTTGCCTTGGCACAAACCAGCATGAAACGGATGCTAGCTTACTCGTCCATCGGGCAAGCAGGTTTCGTGACGATTGGTTTGATTGCCGGAACCGATGCCGGATACTCTAGCGTCGTGTTTTATCTTTTGGTTTACTTGTTTATGAACCTGGGCGCATTTACCTGCGTGATCCTTTTCTCTCTGCGCACGGGAACCGATCGGATCGCCGAATATGCGGGATTGTATCAAAAAGATCCGCTGTTAACCCTTGGTCTGAGCGTTTGTTTGCTCTCCTTGGGCGGCATTCCTCCCCTAGCTGGATTCTTTGGTAAGATCTATCTATTCTGGGCAGGTTGGCAAGCTGGACTTTACGGATTGGTCTTGTTGGGGTTAATTACCAGCGTTGCCTCAATTTACTACTATATCCGCGTCGTCAAGATGATGGTTGTCAAAGAACCGCAAGAGATGTCGGATGCGGTTAAGAATTATCCCGAAATTCGTTGGAATCTACCAGGAATGCGTCCCTTGCAAGTGGGATTGGTACTGTCACTCGTGGCAACTTCTCTAGCGGGAATTTTGTCAAATCCTCTGTTTACTCTTGCCACCGATTCTGTCACTACCACGCCAATTCTGAAAGCGGCTATTATCAGTCCTCAAGTCTCTCAAGTTAATCGTTCGCTCCCGAATGTTAAGAATACTCACAAAACAGTCGCGAATCTTTCGGTTTCAGAACAGCTTGAGCGAGCAAAACGTCAATAA
- a CDS encoding polysaccharide biosynthesis tyrosine autokinase, with product MEDRELLDLDFGKYLIALKRRWVPMVGVFLAAIGLSALSITLLKPSYQAEGKLLFKEDRSTMLMGLGNEIGQLKPLVSTQNPLNTQIEILTSTPLLQKTIDALNLKDEEGKPLKPKDFKKKLEVKIIGGTDVLKVVYTSSDPKLAAAVVNQLIQFYREIDILNKRDEAQAARKSIANQLPKAEAALRQAEIALRQFKLQNKIVDLAEESKSAVEKIKILDNDIATTKARFEGVEAQVKAWRKQLGLSFEQAIAAQILSKSPAIQAIFKDLEQVEQDLANERSRYQESHPIVVTLKEKQTEIRDNLQRQIRKTLGSEARIPDGLLENNRDRQTQNLMEDYIQIEKERLDLAQQLLSQYNSRAAYQQRANLLPKLEQKQRVLERQLETARTTYTSLFQKIQEAQLAAQKDSTNVSIVEGAIVPEKPQLSQPLKVLALGTILGAFLSTTTVLVLERKDRTLKTVKEIKQLFGYPLLGIVPSLDRQKKFARLDENSELPIPTLVVQNTPDSPISESYRMLQSNLKFLSSDRQQKIIVVTSSVSKEGKSTVAANLAAAMAQVRHKVLLVDANLHHPIQHRIWELYPNVGLSNLLVEQITLSKALKQAVIPNLDILSSGVIPPSPATILDSQRMTLLLREFTRKYDFVIIDTPSLNLAADAPILSRMADGMLLVVKPGVVERDSAIFAKEILEQSGQNVLGIVVNGVIPDREPYSYYYFAPESKQESASNNNYPEVREDRLPPSWSIASNEFSLDDGYTPSIELGNTSIHELEQIALDFQYNWEQLQSLVNDQEEELVMQEQTIRELQERLNRASQRERLTLEQELAYELEKQKMLRATLVGQRYNLQKKHELLRQYQVLQRGQVYRSQDIPSIDSV from the coding sequence ATGGAAGATAGAGAATTGTTGGATTTAGACTTTGGTAAGTACCTAATCGCCCTGAAACGACGATGGGTGCCAATGGTCGGCGTTTTTCTGGCAGCCATTGGTCTATCTGCCCTTTCGATAACTCTGCTCAAACCCTCTTATCAAGCTGAAGGAAAGCTGTTATTCAAAGAAGATCGCAGTACGATGCTAATGGGATTGGGAAACGAGATCGGACAACTCAAACCGCTCGTTTCCACCCAAAATCCTTTAAATACTCAAATAGAGATCCTAACTTCCACGCCGCTTCTGCAAAAGACAATCGATGCTCTCAATCTCAAAGATGAAGAGGGTAAGCCTCTCAAGCCAAAAGACTTCAAGAAGAAGTTAGAGGTTAAAATCATCGGCGGAACGGATGTCTTGAAGGTTGTTTATACGAGTTCCGATCCCAAGCTAGCTGCTGCCGTAGTCAACCAACTGATCCAGTTTTATAGAGAAATCGATATTCTCAACAAACGGGATGAAGCCCAAGCAGCGCGCAAATCTATTGCCAACCAGTTGCCCAAAGCAGAAGCCGCGCTGCGCCAAGCCGAAATCGCGCTGCGTCAATTTAAACTGCAAAACAAAATCGTAGATTTAGCGGAAGAATCTAAGTCAGCCGTCGAAAAAATAAAAATTTTAGACAACGACATTGCTACCACTAAGGCGCGATTTGAGGGAGTTGAAGCACAAGTCAAGGCATGGCGCAAGCAACTGGGGCTAAGCTTCGAGCAAGCCATTGCCGCGCAAATTCTCAGCAAGTCTCCTGCCATACAAGCCATCTTCAAAGACCTCGAACAGGTAGAACAAGACCTAGCCAATGAAAGAAGTCGTTACCAAGAGTCCCATCCTATAGTCGTGACCTTGAAGGAAAAGCAAACAGAAATCAGAGACAACTTGCAACGACAAATCCGAAAAACACTAGGTTCTGAGGCGCGTATTCCCGACGGACTGCTCGAAAATAACCGCGATCGCCAAACTCAAAACTTGATGGAAGATTACATCCAAATCGAGAAGGAACGCCTCGACCTAGCGCAACAATTGCTTTCTCAATACAATTCTAGGGCTGCGTACCAACAAAGAGCGAATTTGCTCCCGAAATTGGAACAAAAGCAGCGAGTCCTAGAGAGACAACTGGAAACTGCCCGAACGACTTATACAAGCTTATTTCAAAAAATCCAAGAAGCTCAGCTAGCTGCTCAGAAAGATTCGACTAACGTCTCAATTGTTGAAGGGGCAATCGTTCCTGAAAAGCCGCAATTGAGCCAGCCGCTTAAGGTTTTGGCTTTAGGGACGATCTTAGGTGCTTTCCTATCTACCACTACCGTCTTAGTGCTAGAAAGAAAAGACCGAACCCTCAAGACAGTCAAAGAAATCAAGCAATTGTTTGGCTATCCGCTGCTAGGGATCGTTCCATCGCTCGATCGCCAAAAGAAATTTGCTCGTTTGGATGAAAACTCAGAACTGCCCATTCCGACGCTCGTGGTTCAAAATACTCCCGATTCGCCGATTAGCGAATCCTATCGGATGCTTCAGTCCAATCTCAAGTTTCTCAGTTCCGATCGCCAACAAAAAATTATTGTCGTAACCAGTTCGGTTTCTAAAGAGGGAAAATCCACTGTAGCTGCTAATTTAGCGGCTGCTATGGCGCAGGTGAGGCACAAAGTCTTGTTGGTAGATGCAAACTTGCACCATCCAATTCAACATCGGATCTGGGAACTTTATCCCAATGTGGGGTTGAGCAATCTTTTAGTCGAGCAAATCACTCTTAGTAAGGCGCTCAAACAAGCAGTCATTCCCAATCTAGATATTCTCAGTTCTGGCGTAATTCCTCCCAGTCCGGCAACAATTTTAGATTCTCAACGGATGACTTTATTACTGCGAGAATTTACTAGAAAATACGATTTCGTTATCATTGACACTCCTTCTCTAAACCTGGCTGCCGACGCTCCGATTCTGAGCCGCATGGCTGATGGAATGTTATTAGTCGTTAAGCCTGGTGTCGTCGAGCGAGACAGTGCCATTTTTGCTAAAGAAATTTTAGAACAATCGGGTCAGAACGTTCTAGGAATCGTCGTCAATGGCGTTATTCCCGATCGCGAACCCTATAGCTACTACTATTTTGCTCCAGAGAGCAAGCAGGAGTCAGCCTCAAATAATAACTATCCAGAAGTTCGGGAGGATAGGCTGCCCCCCTCTTGGTCGATAGCATCGAACGAGTTTTCGCTCGACGATGGCTATACTCCCTCTATAGAGTTAGGAAATACCTCTATCCATGAGTTGGAGCAAATTGCGCTCGATTTTCAATACAACTGGGAACAGTTACAGTCTTTGGTTAATGACCAAGAAGAAGAATTGGTCATGCAGGAGCAGACGATTAGAGAATTACAAGAGAGACTTAATAGAGCTAGTCAGCGCGAGCGGCTGACGCTAGAACAAGAACTTGCCTACGAACTCGAAAAACAAAAAATGTTAAGGGCAACCCTAGTCGGTCAGCGGTACAATCTTCAGAAAAAACATGAGCTTTTGCGTCAATATCAGGTTTTGCAACGCGGGCAAGTCTATCGTTCGCAAGATATACCTAGTATTGATAGCGTTTAG
- a CDS encoding thioredoxin family protein produces the protein MAENLSGSQGTNATRIRNLLIAIAAIALGVAISFGFQTQASSVSLEAQAEQSTPLEVALTNGKPTLTEFYANWCTTCQAMAKDLAQLKQNYADSINFVMLNVDNSKWLPEILRYRVDGIPHFVFLNRQGKAVAQTIGEQPLSVMEANLNALVANSELPYAYSTGQTSTFNAPVNAANSSQDDPRSHGAQVKQ, from the coding sequence ATGGCTGAGAATTTATCGGGGTCTCAAGGAACAAATGCCACTCGAATTAGAAACTTGTTAATTGCCATAGCTGCGATCGCTCTGGGCGTTGCCATCTCTTTTGGCTTTCAAACTCAAGCTAGCTCGGTTTCTCTCGAAGCGCAAGCCGAACAATCCACTCCCCTCGAAGTTGCCCTGACAAACGGCAAGCCCACTCTAACAGAATTCTATGCTAACTGGTGTACGACTTGTCAGGCGATGGCAAAAGATTTAGCCCAACTCAAACAAAATTATGCTGACTCGATAAATTTTGTCATGCTCAACGTCGATAATAGCAAATGGCTGCCCGAAATCTTGCGTTATCGCGTGGACGGCATTCCCCATTTTGTTTTTTTAAATCGACAGGGAAAAGCAGTTGCCCAAACGATTGGCGAACAACCGCTTTCGGTCATGGAAGCCAATCTAAACGCTCTGGTCGCTAATTCAGAGTTGCCATACGCCTATTCTACGGGTCAAACCTCTACCTTTAACGCTCCAGTTAATGCTGCCAATTCCAGTCAGGACGATCCCCGCAGTCACGGCGCTCAAGTAAAACAGTAA
- a CDS encoding NIL domain-containing protein has protein sequence MKKRVTLTFPPRTVHMPVTYRLAKDFNVAANIIRAQVAPNQIGKLVLELSGDIDELEAAMEWLRSQGIGVSLASREIVIDENSCVDCGLCTGVCPTEALTLEPETFKLKFLRLRCVVCEQCIPTCPVQAISTNL, from the coding sequence ATGAAAAAACGGGTCACGCTGACTTTTCCCCCAAGAACGGTGCATATGCCAGTGACTTATCGACTGGCAAAGGATTTTAACGTTGCTGCCAATATTATCCGCGCCCAAGTCGCGCCCAACCAGATAGGCAAACTGGTACTAGAATTATCGGGGGATATCGACGAGTTAGAAGCGGCGATGGAATGGTTGCGATCGCAGGGAATTGGCGTTTCTCTGGCGAGTCGCGAAATTGTCATCGATGAAAACAGTTGTGTTGACTGCGGGTTGTGTACGGGCGTTTGTCCCACAGAAGCCTTAACCCTAGAACCGGAAACGTTTAAATTAAAATTCCTGCGATTGCGCTGTGTCGTCTGCGAGCAGTGCATTCCCACCTGTCCGGTACAGGCGATTTCTACCAATCTTTGA
- a CDS encoding chlorophyll a/b-binding protein, producing MTSRGYTTEEGNRLNNFAIEPTMYVDETPKTGFTQHAEQLNGRLAMIGFISLLALEVLTGQGLIGWLTSL from the coding sequence ATGACATCTCGCGGATATACCACAGAAGAAGGAAATCGATTAAATAACTTTGCCATCGAACCTACAATGTACGTAGATGAAACCCCCAAAACTGGCTTTACTCAGCATGCAGAGCAACTCAACGGTCGCTTGGCAATGATTGGGTTCATCTCCCTGTTAGCTCTCGAAGTCCTTACGGGACAGGGATTAATTGGTTGGTTGACTAGCCTGTAA
- a CDS encoding J domain-containing protein has product MQQQLRNYYEILGLSRDASGEEIKKTFRRLARQYHPDVNPGDKIAEEKFKDINEAYDILSDENKRADYDKLLFGKPKRRFERPRVGFNRNSNGSSSNSRQAFETWKIRDFSPGTTKTAKVVSPPLRRDVEARLTLPLEKAYRGGRERIRLEDGRSLEVDMPPGIMNGQKIRLKGQGINGGDLYLKITVARHPFFEVQGSDIYCQIPVTPSEAIVGGAVEVPTIDGLVKMIVPKGVRAGQRLRLANKGYPDGQGSRGDQLVEIQIVIPPEPSEQELELYKQLRQVEKFNPRRNSIA; this is encoded by the coding sequence ATGCAACAACAATTGCGTAATTATTATGAAATTTTAGGGCTTTCTAGAGATGCTTCCGGAGAGGAAATTAAAAAAACATTTCGCAGATTGGCTCGACAGTATCATCCCGACGTTAATCCGGGAGATAAAATCGCAGAGGAAAAATTTAAGGATATTAATGAAGCATATGACATCCTCTCCGATGAAAATAAACGGGCAGATTACGATAAACTTCTTTTTGGAAAACCGAAGCGCAGGTTTGAGCGACCTAGAGTAGGGTTCAATCGTAATAGCAACGGAAGCAGCAGCAATTCTCGTCAGGCATTCGAGACCTGGAAAATCAGAGATTTCAGCCCAGGAACGACTAAAACGGCTAAAGTGGTCAGTCCCCCGCTTCGTCGGGATGTTGAGGCAAGATTGACTCTGCCCCTCGAAAAAGCTTATCGCGGCGGCAGAGAGCGCATTCGACTTGAAGACGGGCGATCGCTAGAAGTCGATATGCCCCCCGGCATAATGAATGGGCAAAAAATTCGACTCAAGGGTCAGGGAATTAACGGCGGCGATCTCTATCTTAAAATTACGGTCGCTCGCCATCCTTTCTTTGAGGTACAAGGGTCGGATATTTATTGTCAGATCCCGGTGACACCTAGCGAAGCAATTGTCGGAGGGGCTGTAGAAGTTCCAACCATCGACGGTCTCGTCAAAATGATCGTTCCCAAGGGAGTTAGAGCGGGTCAGCGCCTGCGCCTTGCCAATAAAGGCTATCCTGACGGTCAAGGCAGCAGGGGCGATCAGTTAGTAGAAATTCAGATCGTTATTCCTCCCGAACCAAGCGAGCAAGAGTTGGAACTATACAAACAATTGAGGCAGGTGGAAAAGTTTAATCCTCGTCGCAATTCGATCGCTTGA
- a CDS encoding ATP-dependent Clp protease proteolytic subunit, with the protein MTSQIKAVQTAYYSDVSYRTPPPDLESLLLKERIVYLGMPLFSSDDVKQQVGIDVTQLIIAQLLFLQFDDAEKPIYFYINSTGTSWYTGDAIGYETEAFAICDTIAYIKPPVHTICIGQAMGTAAMILSAGTKGCRASLPHATIVLNQSRTGAQGQATDIQIRAKEVISNKRTMLEILSKNTGQPIEKIAKDMDRTFYMTPQQAKEYGLIDRVLESRKELPKPLTSVS; encoded by the coding sequence ATGACTTCACAAATTAAAGCAGTTCAAACTGCATACTATAGCGATGTATCCTATCGAACTCCCCCGCCAGATTTAGAATCTCTGTTGCTCAAAGAGCGCATCGTCTATTTGGGAATGCCGCTGTTTTCTTCAGACGATGTCAAACAGCAAGTTGGCATTGATGTCACTCAGTTAATTATTGCTCAACTACTTTTCCTACAATTCGACGATGCAGAAAAGCCGATCTACTTCTACATTAACTCTACCGGAACCTCGTGGTACACCGGAGACGCGATCGGCTATGAAACGGAAGCTTTTGCAATCTGCGACACGATCGCTTACATCAAACCTCCCGTTCATACTATTTGTATCGGTCAGGCAATGGGAACGGCAGCCATGATCCTCTCGGCAGGAACCAAAGGTTGTCGCGCTAGCCTTCCCCACGCTACTATCGTTCTCAACCAAAGCCGAACAGGAGCGCAAGGTCAAGCGACAGACATTCAAATCCGAGCCAAAGAGGTAATCTCCAATAAGAGAACCATGCTGGAGATTCTCTCCAAGAATACGGGTCAACCAATCGAGAAAATCGCCAAGGATATGGATCGTACTTTCTACATGACCCCTCAACAAGCCAAAGAATATGGACTGATCGATCGCGTCTTAGAAAGTCGCAAAGAACTGCCCAAACCTTTAACGAGTGTCAGTTAA
- the dnaK gene encoding molecular chaperone DnaK — MGRVVGIDLGTTNSVVAVMEGGKPLVIPNSEGMRTTPSVVGFTKDGELVVGQMARRQAVLNPQNTFFAIKRFMGRQYAELQPESKQVPYTIRRDEIGNIKIRCPRLKKEFAPEEISAMILRKLAEEASRYLGEEVTGAVITVPAYFNDSQRQATRDAGRIAGLEVLRIINEPTAASLAYGLDQQQNKKILVFDLGGGTFDVSILEVGDGVIEVRATSGDTQLGGNDFDKRIVDWLAEQFLEQHGVDLRRSDRQALQRLIEAAEKAKIELSGVSITDINLPFITVTEDGPQHIETRLTRAKFEELCGDLVSRLRRPLKRAIADAGLSPVQIDEVVLVGGASRMPMVQALVRSFIDKEPNQNVNPDEVVAVGAAIQAGILQGEVKDILLLDVTPLSLGLETIGGVMKKLIPRNTTIPVRRSDVFSTSENNQTQVEIHILQGEREMATGNKSLGRFKLTGIPPAPRGVPQIQVSFDIDANGILQVTARDKTTGREQSVTIQGASTLTEAEVNRMIREAAQFAQQDREKKERVDKRNSAKSLVDRAQRRLKEATLDFGTQFTNSYRRQIEALSTEILDSLEKDDDRRLDRAQADLQDVLYELQREVRLQYESEEDEGFFGSIRNIFTGDKEEDLPYPTRRSSSYRDDYRDSHQGNYRNNYRDDYQDDYRDNYRSHNPNYDDYDNKYYDRGSSSRSRSRNSSSESGRSYNRGRSRNLPYENDWDEDDDDWF, encoded by the coding sequence ATGGGAAGAGTAGTCGGCATTGACCTGGGGACAACTAACTCCGTGGTAGCCGTCATGGAGGGTGGAAAGCCTCTCGTAATACCAAATTCGGAAGGAATGCGAACGACCCCTTCCGTAGTTGGCTTCACAAAAGATGGCGAATTAGTTGTGGGACAAATGGCGCGACGGCAAGCCGTTTTAAATCCCCAAAATACCTTTTTTGCGATCAAGCGCTTCATGGGTCGTCAATACGCAGAATTACAACCCGAATCCAAGCAAGTTCCCTATACCATCCGTCGGGATGAAATTGGGAATATTAAAATTCGCTGTCCGCGCTTGAAAAAAGAATTTGCTCCTGAAGAGATTTCAGCGATGATTCTGCGCAAACTGGCTGAAGAAGCCAGTCGCTACTTGGGCGAAGAAGTGACAGGGGCAGTAATTACCGTTCCCGCCTATTTTAACGACTCTCAACGACAAGCCACCAGAGACGCGGGACGCATCGCGGGATTAGAAGTCTTACGCATTATCAACGAACCAACCGCAGCATCGTTGGCGTATGGGTTAGACCAGCAGCAAAACAAGAAAATTCTAGTTTTTGACCTCGGCGGCGGAACATTTGATGTCTCGATTTTAGAGGTTGGAGATGGCGTGATCGAGGTGAGAGCGACCAGCGGCGATACCCAGCTAGGCGGCAATGATTTTGATAAACGAATTGTAGACTGGCTGGCAGAACAATTCCTCGAACAACATGGGGTGGATCTGCGCCGCAGCGATCGCCAAGCTCTACAACGCCTGATAGAAGCAGCAGAAAAGGCAAAAATCGAACTCTCTGGCGTTAGCATCACCGACATTAATTTACCCTTTATTACTGTCACTGAAGACGGACCTCAACACATCGAAACCCGATTGACTCGCGCCAAATTTGAAGAACTCTGCGGAGATTTAGTAAGTCGCTTGCGCCGTCCCCTCAAACGCGCCATTGCTGACGCGGGTTTAAGCCCAGTGCAGATCGACGAAGTTGTCTTGGTGGGCGGGGCAAGCCGCATGCCCATGGTACAAGCGCTAGTACGCAGCTTCATTGACAAAGAACCCAATCAAAACGTCAATCCCGACGAAGTTGTCGCCGTCGGTGCGGCGATTCAAGCAGGAATTCTACAAGGGGAAGTCAAAGATATTCTGTTGTTAGACGTAACTCCCCTCTCTTTGGGATTGGAAACCATCGGCGGCGTGATGAAAAAACTAATTCCGCGCAATACTACTATTCCCGTTCGTCGTTCCGACGTTTTCTCAACCTCTGAAAACAACCAAACCCAGGTAGAAATCCACATCCTTCAAGGAGAACGCGAAATGGCGACAGGAAATAAGTCGCTAGGACGATTCAAGCTAACTGGAATTCCACCTGCCCCCAGAGGAGTTCCCCAAATCCAAGTCTCCTTTGATATCGATGCCAACGGTATTCTGCAAGTTACTGCCCGCGATAAAACCACCGGACGCGAACAAAGCGTTACCATCCAAGGCGCTTCTACGCTAACCGAAGCAGAAGTCAATCGCATGATTCGAGAGGCTGCCCAGTTTGCCCAGCAGGACAGAGAGAAAAAAGAACGGGTAGACAAACGCAATAGCGCTAAATCTTTAGTCGATCGCGCTCAACGCCGCCTCAAAGAAGCTACCTTAGATTTTGGCACTCAATTCACCAATTCCTATCGCCGTCAAATCGAAGCTCTGAGTACGGAAATTCTCGATAGCTTAGAAAAAGACGACGATCGCAGGCTCGATAGAGCGCAAGCAGACCTTCAAGACGTTCTCTACGAACTGCAACGAGAAGTGCGACTGCAATACGAAAGCGAAGAAGATGAAGGTTTCTTCGGTTCCATTCGCAATATCTTTACTGGCGACAAAGAAGAAGACCTTCCCTATCCAACGAGACGTTCTTCTAGCTATCGCGACGATTACCGCGATTCTCACCAAGGCAATTATCGAAATAATTATCGAGATGACTACCAAGATGACTACCGAGATAACTATCGCTCTCACAATCCCAATTACGATGATTATGACAACAAGTACTACGATCGAGGAAGCTCCTCTCGCTCTCGCTCTCGCAACTCTTCTTCCGAGTCCGGTCGCTCTTACAATCGGGGTCGTTCTCGCAATCTTCCTTACGAAAATGATTGGGATGAAGATGATGACGATTGGTTTTAA